The DNA sequence GCCTGATCACCCTGGCGACGGACCCGGAGCTGTATAACCAGTTTGCCGCGCCGATGATGGAAAATTTACGCGAAGTGATGCAGGAAGAGACGCGCGGGTTTCTGGAAGAACTCGCCCGCCATGCCGACTATCCTATTGAAAAAATGACTATCGCCAGCGGCGGAATTGCTCATCATGTGAAAGATTTTTGCCATCGGCATCACGTTGACCTGGTGATCTGCGGTAACCACAATCACAGCCTGTTTTCGCGCGCAACCTGTTCGGCGAAGGATATCGTCGGCAGCAGCGGCGTTGATGTGCTGCTGGTTTGTCTGGAAAAAGGCTAGCGCCGGGGAGGCGCTAACCGTCATTGCCTCAGGCGAGTTTGGGGAAGGTCGCAACTTTACGTTCTAGCTGGCTCTCCTCGCTCCCTGGCTCAATCTCCTTTAGATCGGCAATAAACCGTTCCTGCCAGTGATGTATATCGTTATCTTTAATCACCGCCAGCATGGCCGAATGGCGGGCAATACGCTCGGCCAAAGGCATGGTTAACGCCTGGTCCAGCGCGGCGGCGACCTCATCGCGATCGTAAGGATTAACGATTAAAGCCGTCGGGAGCTCATTCGCCGCACCGGCGAACTGTGACAGTACCAGCACGCCCGGATTCTGCGGATCCTGTGCGGCAACATACTCTTTCGCCACCAGATTCATCCCATCGCGCAGCGGCGTAACCAGCCCGACGTCCGAGTAGCGGAATATTTTCATCAACAGCTTACGTTCAAAGTGCTGGTTCAGATAATAAAGCGGCGTCCAGCCCAGCTGGCCATACTGACCGTTAATGCGTCCGGCCGCGGTTTCCAGCTGGTGACGAATATCCTGATAGGCCTGCACCTCCCCGCGCGAGGTCGGGGCAATCTGGGTATAACGAATTTTGCCGTGGTGCTGGGGGTAGTTTTCCAGCAGCGCCTCGTAGGCCAGGAATCGCTCCGGTAGCCCCTTTGAGTAATCCAGACGCTCAACGGAAAAAATATTCTGCACGTTCTTCAGTTCGCTTTTCAGCTGCGCCAGCTTCGGCGGCAGCGGCCCTTTAGCGCTCCGCGCTATCTCTTGCGGATCGATCCCTATCGGATAGACTTCGGTCTGGAAAGGTTTACCCCAGGCAACATGCTTTTTCCCGCCGCGGGTTGTCAGGCGGGTCTGCATTGAAACGCTATCGAGGAACGCCAGTCGGTCGCTCTCGGTCTGGAAACCGAGCAAATCGTAATCACACAGCTGTTCAAGCAGCTCTGCATGCGGTGGCAAGGCGTTAAATACTTCCGGCGTCGGGAACGGAATATGTAAAAAGAAACCGATACGATTATTGATGCCGCGCTGGCGCAGTTCGCTGGCTAACGGCAGCAGGTGGTAATCGTGGATCCACACGATATCGTCAGATTCAATCAGCGGCAGCAGCTTATCTGCCAGGGTCGCATTGACACGTTGATAGCCCTCCCAGGCTTCACGCTGAAAATCGACCAGGTCAAGACGATAATGGAATGCGGGCCATAACACGGCGTTGGAAAAGCGGTTGTAGTATTCGTCGTGATCCTGCTCGCTAAGGTTAAATGAAGCCCAGGTTATATTTCCCTGCGTCACTTTTTTTAACGGCTGCTGGTCGTCACCGATTTCCCCACTCCAGCCGAACCACAATCCTCCGGCTGCTTTTAATGCCCCCATAATCCCCACGGCAAGGCCACCGGCGCTGGCCTTTTTATCATCCGGCGGGGCAATACGATTAGATACTACTACTAAGCGACTCATAGCCATCTCTCCTGTCGGTTAGCGCATCTGGTTGTTGCCCATGATTCGCGATGTTACTAATCCAAAGATGAACAGCGGCCACGTCAGGCAAGCGCCAACGAGCCTGAGTTTCGCCGCCGCCCACTTTGACCGAGACGCCATTCAATTGATTGACGACGCTAAAACCGGCTTCATCGGTCAGATCATCACCGACAAAAACCGGCTTGCGTCCTTTGAATGGAGCTTCCTGCATAAAAGCGGCTATTGCTTCACCTTTATTCACTCCGCGCGGTTTAATTTCCACCACGCATTTGCCCGGCTGTAAAGCCAGAATGGGATGGCGCTGGACTACGGTTTGCGCCAACGCCAGTACCGCCTGCTGCTGTTGAGGCGCCTGTCTGTAGTGCAGAGCGAAAGCCATCCCCTTACTTTCCAGCTCGCATCCTGGCAAAGCGTCTAGCGCTTTCGTCAGCTCCCCAGACAGCGCCTTCTGCAGTGAATCAGGTAAAGAGACAATGTGCGTTTTACCATTGATGTCACGGCGCTCAGCCCCGTGGACGCCGGCAAGCGGCAGCCGATAAGGACGGGTGAGCTCATCCAGCTCAATCATTGAGCGCCCTGAAATCAATGCCACCGCTCCGTTATGCTGCTGAACAAGCTGGCGCAGCGTCTGCAGAACATCGGCCGGAATAATTACCTGATCGGGATGGGGTTTGATACCGGCAAGGGTACCGTCGAGGTCAAAGAAAAAAGCGTAGTTTCCGGTTAACGCAGGCGGTACATAAATCTGGTCAGCCACCCTGTCTCCTCCTTATCATGGCCAGCAACATGCTGGGTGTTAAATTA is a window from the Klebsiella oxytoca genome containing:
- the uspC gene encoding universal stress protein UspC yields the protein MPYSHLLVAVAPTPESRVLIQKAVSIARPVNAKVSLITLATDPELYNQFAAPMMENLREVMQEETRGFLEELARHADYPIEKMTIASGGIAHHVKDFCHRHHVDLVICGNHNHSLFSRATCSAKDIVGSSGVDVLLVCLEKG
- the otsA gene encoding alpha,alpha-trehalose-phosphate synthase is translated as MSRLVVVSNRIAPPDDKKASAGGLAVGIMGALKAAGGLWFGWSGEIGDDQQPLKKVTQGNITWASFNLSEQDHDEYYNRFSNAVLWPAFHYRLDLVDFQREAWEGYQRVNATLADKLLPLIESDDIVWIHDYHLLPLASELRQRGINNRIGFFLHIPFPTPEVFNALPPHAELLEQLCDYDLLGFQTESDRLAFLDSVSMQTRLTTRGGKKHVAWGKPFQTEVYPIGIDPQEIARSAKGPLPPKLAQLKSELKNVQNIFSVERLDYSKGLPERFLAYEALLENYPQHHGKIRYTQIAPTSRGEVQAYQDIRHQLETAAGRINGQYGQLGWTPLYYLNQHFERKLLMKIFRYSDVGLVTPLRDGMNLVAKEYVAAQDPQNPGVLVLSQFAGAANELPTALIVNPYDRDEVAAALDQALTMPLAERIARHSAMLAVIKDNDIHHWQERFIADLKEIEPGSEESQLERKVATFPKLA
- the otsB gene encoding trehalose-phosphatase, which encodes MADQIYVPPALTGNYAFFFDLDGTLAGIKPHPDQVIIPADVLQTLRQLVQQHNGAVALISGRSMIELDELTRPYRLPLAGVHGAERRDINGKTHIVSLPDSLQKALSGELTKALDALPGCELESKGMAFALHYRQAPQQQQAVLALAQTVVQRHPILALQPGKCVVEIKPRGVNKGEAIAAFMQEAPFKGRKPVFVGDDLTDEAGFSVVNQLNGVSVKVGGGETQARWRLPDVAAVHLWISNIANHGQQPDALTDRRDGYESLSSSI